TCGTAGTCCTCGCCCTCCTCGGCCGCCACCCACCAGCCGGAGTCCTCGACGTAGTGCGCCCACCACGCGTCGAGGCTCGGCGAGTCGATCCACCACGCCTGGTCCGGGTCGCCCGGGTTGGGCTCGAAGAGCAGCACCGTGCCCGCCTCGGCGCGGCAGTCGACGGCGGCGTACATGCCGCAGCCCCAGGTGAGGATCGGCAGCACGCCCTCCGGCCACGCCCATTCGGTCCCGGCGAACTCGGTCCGGCTGGTCAGGTAGGCGGAGACCGCCGACTCCGTCGTGCCGTCTCCGAGCAGCGGCAGCAGCAGCTCGCCGGGGCCGAACCCGCCGTCGCCGACCCGGCGGTAGACGGCCGCGAGCAGCGGGTGAAGCGCGAAGCCGATGGCCGCCTCGGCCTCGGCGATCGCGGCCTCGGTCGGGGGCGCCGGCAGCTCCTCCTCGTCATCGAGGGCGCGTCCGGTGATGCGGGCCAGCAGGGTGGCGAAGTGGTCCATGAGCGCCGATCCTGCCGGAACCTCCGTGCCGGTCCCTTGCCACCCCCTTGCCGCCACCTTGATTCATTGAAAGTTATTTCTTAGGAAA
This portion of the Allocatelliglobosispora scoriae genome encodes:
- a CDS encoding SMI1/KNR4 family protein; translation: MDHFATLLARITGRALDDEEELPAPPTEAAIAEAEAAIGFALHPLLAAVYRRVGDGGFGPGELLLPLLGDGTTESAVSAYLTSRTEFAGTEWAWPEGVLPILTWGCGMYAAVDCRAEAGTVLLFEPNPGDPDQAWWIDSPSLDAWWAHYVEDSGWWVAAEEGEDYDQLVPWPDAKARAAR